A genomic region of Xanthomonas campestris pv. phormiicola contains the following coding sequences:
- a CDS encoding molecular chaperone HscC, whose product MIVGIDLGTTHSLIGAYFEQGSRLFPNALGALLTPSVVSVDDSGILVGQAARERLVSHPQRSVAAFKRWMGSDRETVLGEHRFRPEELSAMVVRSLLADAEAALGEKVREAVISVPAYFSDAQRKATRAAGELAGIRVERLINEPTAAALAYGLQERAGHGRFLVLDLGGGTFDVSILEMFEGVIEVHASAGDNFLGGEDFLELLLQAFLADHALAPQALSVQESGQLRRRLETAKRELSSGQEATVQIGVAGQALHWTLHEERFNHLAEPLVQRMRAPLERAMRDARLQPAQLDEIVLVGGATRMPLVARLVTRMFGRLPMRHINPDQAVALGAAVAAGMKARDAALEEVILTDVCPYTLGTEVASRDAQGQLRTGLFHPIIQRNSTVPISREDSFYPIHDEQEHLVIDVYQGESPLVAKNIKLGELRVPLPRHLPKAEKGVTTRFTYDNNGLLQVEVTEHHSGLKHELILEQNPGLLSAGQIRERLAALQALKIHPREQQDNLSLLARAERMYEEYLDLREQIQAWIVAFRGALDTQDLRLIDDHRQRLGEALDALERRA is encoded by the coding sequence ATGATCGTCGGCATCGACCTCGGCACCACCCATTCCCTGATCGGCGCCTATTTCGAGCAAGGCAGCCGCTTGTTTCCCAATGCGCTCGGTGCGTTGCTGACCCCGTCGGTGGTCAGTGTCGACGACAGCGGCATCCTGGTCGGCCAGGCCGCGCGCGAGCGTCTGGTCAGCCACCCGCAGCGCAGCGTGGCGGCGTTCAAGCGCTGGATGGGCAGCGACCGCGAGACCGTGCTGGGCGAGCATCGCTTCCGCCCGGAAGAACTGTCGGCGATGGTGGTGCGCTCGTTGCTGGCCGACGCCGAAGCCGCGCTCGGCGAAAAAGTGCGCGAAGCCGTCATTAGCGTGCCCGCGTATTTTTCCGATGCCCAGCGCAAGGCCACCCGCGCCGCCGGCGAACTGGCCGGGATCCGCGTCGAACGGCTGATCAACGAACCCACCGCGGCCGCCCTCGCCTACGGCCTGCAGGAACGCGCAGGCCACGGCCGCTTCCTGGTGCTGGACCTGGGCGGCGGCACCTTCGACGTGTCGATCCTGGAGATGTTCGAAGGCGTCATCGAGGTCCACGCCAGCGCCGGCGACAACTTCCTCGGCGGCGAGGATTTCCTGGAACTGCTGCTGCAGGCGTTCCTGGCCGACCACGCGCTCGCGCCGCAGGCGCTGAGCGTGCAGGAAAGCGGGCAGCTGCGGCGGCGGCTGGAAACGGCCAAGCGCGAGCTGTCCAGCGGCCAGGAGGCGACCGTGCAGATCGGCGTGGCCGGCCAGGCCTTGCACTGGACGCTGCACGAGGAACGTTTCAACCACCTGGCCGAACCGCTGGTGCAGCGCATGCGTGCGCCGCTGGAACGGGCGATGCGCGATGCGCGGCTGCAACCCGCGCAGCTGGACGAGATCGTGCTGGTCGGCGGCGCGACGCGGATGCCGCTGGTCGCCAGGCTGGTCACGCGCATGTTCGGACGGCTGCCGATGCGCCACATCAACCCGGACCAGGCAGTGGCGCTGGGCGCGGCGGTGGCGGCCGGGATGAAGGCGCGCGATGCCGCGCTGGAGGAAGTGATCCTCACCGACGTGTGTCCGTACACGCTCGGCACCGAGGTCGCCTCGCGCGACGCGCAAGGCCAGCTACGCACCGGCCTGTTCCATCCCATCATCCAGCGCAACAGCACCGTGCCGATCAGCCGCGAGGACAGCTTCTACCCGATCCACGACGAGCAGGAACACCTGGTGATCGACGTCTACCAGGGCGAGAGCCCGCTGGTGGCCAAGAACATCAAGCTCGGCGAACTGCGGGTGCCGCTGCCCAGGCACCTGCCCAAGGCCGAGAAAGGCGTCACCACCCGCTTCACCTACGACAACAACGGCCTGCTGCAGGTGGAAGTGACCGAGCACCACAGCGGCCTCAAGCACGAGCTGATCCTGGAGCAGAACCCCGGCCTGCTCAGCGCCGGGCAGATCCGCGAACGGCTGGCCGCGCTGCAGGCGTTGAAGATCCATCCGCGCGAACAGCAGGACAACCTGAGCCTGCTCGCGCGCGCCGAACGCATGTACGAGGAATATCTGGACCTGCGCGAACAGATCCAGGCCTGGATCGTCGCCTTCCGTGGCGCGCTCGACACCCAGGACCTGCGCCTGATCGACGACCACCGCCAGCGCCTCGGCGAGGCGCTGGACGCACTGGAGCGGCGCGCTTGA
- a CDS encoding J domain-containing protein translates to MNWALRWLQLPPDADETAIKRSYAKLLRQHRPDTDPEGFQQLHAAYQAALAWARSRSDEDDEDVEGVEDVEGVEDVEGVEDVEDVEDVEDDDARAVPEAATIAAGLGASEGEGEGDDRRDAQPDPAAASATDSDFPDAERLAADTDGDNPRLAQQQRPPPPPPPPPPVPANVAQPPPPLPAPDPDALCDELLALAARAEPQALQHWLERQPTLWSLRDKAQVGWLLCHRLQQRMPPIQRDNFAILLGFFGLDDIAAGSAAQTLPLLQERLHLAWEMQPGNAHALARRVYPAGDKRYRVPALMRQLTRPLALPQALWTGLMPGRPRALRQLLLRLDQGRLDTLPAPLDRQQIGFWMRATDAGYLTRARLLVGLARCAAAALLLAIVVVLATAASALSPDPVPMSFALSRSGMAAVTIAALWAVWLVVGMLLRWQSEPESANRSPAPPWLRLLFIPLLVGIGLGLIHGAGQRIPGSIVAMLALLLSIARVWRRRGLEYRLSVRSTWWTIFVIPSLFKGLLALLHSGEIGAALALALWSWDLLHQRRLLRWRRT, encoded by the coding sequence TTGAACTGGGCGTTGCGGTGGCTGCAACTGCCGCCGGATGCCGACGAAACCGCGATCAAGCGCAGCTACGCCAAGCTGCTGCGCCAGCATCGCCCGGATACCGACCCGGAAGGTTTCCAGCAACTGCACGCGGCCTACCAGGCCGCACTGGCCTGGGCGCGGTCGCGCAGCGACGAGGACGACGAAGACGTTGAGGGCGTTGAAGACGTTGAGGGCGTTGAAGACGTTGAGGGCGTTGAGGACGTTGAGGACGTTGAGGACGTTGAGGACGACGACGCTCGCGCCGTTCCGGAAGCCGCGACGATTGCCGCCGGCCTTGGCGCCAGCGAGGGCGAGGGCGAGGGCGACGATCGCCGCGACGCGCAGCCGGATCCGGCAGCAGCCTCCGCCACCGACAGCGATTTCCCCGATGCCGAGCGGCTCGCCGCAGATACCGACGGCGACAACCCGCGCCTGGCGCAGCAGCAACGCCCGCCGCCACCGCCACCGCCGCCGCCGCCAGTGCCAGCCAACGTGGCGCAGCCGCCTCCCCCGCTGCCCGCGCCCGATCCGGATGCGCTGTGCGACGAACTGCTCGCCCTGGCCGCGCGCGCCGAGCCGCAGGCGCTGCAGCACTGGCTGGAACGGCAGCCCACGCTATGGTCGCTGCGCGACAAGGCTCAAGTCGGCTGGCTGCTGTGCCATCGACTGCAGCAGCGAATGCCGCCGATCCAGCGCGACAATTTCGCGATCCTGCTCGGCTTCTTCGGCCTGGACGACATCGCCGCCGGTAGCGCCGCGCAGACGCTGCCACTGCTGCAGGAGCGCCTGCACCTGGCCTGGGAAATGCAGCCGGGGAACGCGCACGCCCTTGCCCGGCGGGTGTATCCGGCCGGCGACAAACGCTATCGGGTCCCCGCGCTGATGCGCCAGCTGACGCGTCCGTTGGCGCTGCCGCAGGCGCTATGGACGGGCCTGATGCCGGGACGGCCGCGGGCATTGCGGCAATTGCTGCTGCGCCTGGACCAGGGCCGTCTCGACACCCTGCCGGCACCGCTGGACCGGCAGCAGATCGGCTTCTGGATGCGCGCCACCGACGCCGGCTACCTGACCCGCGCGCGGCTGCTGGTCGGCCTGGCGCGATGTGCCGCAGCCGCGCTGCTGCTGGCCATCGTCGTGGTCCTGGCCACCGCCGCCAGCGCCCTGTCGCCGGATCCGGTGCCGATGTCGTTCGCTTTGTCGCGCAGCGGCATGGCCGCCGTGACGATCGCCGCGCTGTGGGCGGTGTGGCTGGTGGTCGGCATGCTGCTGCGTTGGCAGAGCGAACCGGAATCGGCGAATCGCTCGCCGGCGCCGCCGTGGCTGCGGCTGCTGTTCATTCCGTTGCTGGTCGGCATCGGCCTGGGCTTGATCCACGGCGCCGGACAGCGCATCCCCGGCAGCATCGTCGCCATGCTCGCGCTGCTGCTGTCGATCGCACGGGTGTGGCGGCGACGTGGCCTGGAATATCGCCTGAGCGTGCGCAGCACCTGGTGGACGATCTTCGTGATCCCCAGCCTGTTCAAAGGTTTGCTGGCATTGCTCCATTCCGGCGAGATTGGTGCGGCGCTGGCGCTGGCCTTGTGGTCGTGGGATCTGCTGCACCAGCGCCGGCTGCTGCGCTGGCGGCGTACCTGA
- a CDS encoding sensor domain-containing diguanylate cyclase gives MLDVYQRAGADALQRAMAPSVFKDSSAIREHVQQMTELEQQLLQSRDRSNQRSSDLLLALALAGIPFGLGSVGVVYALLFRELRSRSNAEQAASVANDKLAASIHDLERTSADLNALSRYTGLLQSCVDPKEALAVTARMLAALMPDAGGNVYLMRASRDRAESTVAWGQAPVRSEPAVAPEESWALRRDKAHFVHALRHDSACAHLLDDPQAVGASSACIPLSAQGTQLGFVFLAGPGPGPLPRIAIAEAAAEQLSLALSNLRLRESLRLQSIRDPLTGLFNRRYLEASLHHELARCARRAVPLSLLMLDVDHFKHFNDLHGHGGGDSLLAAVGQMLASRLRGEDIACRYGGEEFTVILPETGAEAALAIAEQIRSAAQQISTTLDGQALPGVTLSIGLASYSRDGVVATTLLRKADAALYRAKRSGRNQLQQFDPALDGMG, from the coding sequence ATGCTCGACGTGTACCAGCGCGCCGGCGCGGATGCGCTGCAGCGCGCGATGGCGCCGAGCGTGTTCAAGGACTCCAGCGCGATCCGCGAACACGTGCAGCAGATGACCGAACTGGAGCAACAGCTGCTGCAGAGCCGCGACCGTTCCAATCAACGCAGTTCCGATCTGCTGCTCGCGTTGGCCCTGGCCGGCATCCCGTTCGGCCTGGGCAGCGTGGGCGTGGTCTATGCGCTGCTGTTTCGCGAATTGCGCAGCCGCAGCAACGCCGAGCAGGCCGCCTCGGTCGCCAACGACAAGCTGGCCGCCAGCATCCACGACCTGGAGCGCACCAGCGCCGACCTCAATGCGCTCAGCCGCTACACCGGCCTGCTGCAGAGTTGCGTGGACCCCAAGGAAGCGCTGGCGGTGACCGCGCGCATGCTCGCCGCGCTGATGCCCGATGCCGGCGGCAACGTCTACCTGATGCGTGCGTCGCGGGATCGCGCCGAATCCACCGTCGCCTGGGGCCAGGCGCCGGTGCGCAGCGAACCGGCGGTGGCGCCCGAGGAAAGCTGGGCGCTGCGCCGCGACAAGGCGCACTTCGTGCACGCGCTGCGCCACGACTCGGCGTGCGCGCATCTGCTCGACGACCCGCAGGCGGTCGGCGCCAGCAGCGCCTGCATTCCGTTGTCCGCGCAGGGCACGCAGCTGGGCTTCGTGTTCCTGGCCGGTCCCGGCCCCGGGCCGCTGCCGCGCATCGCCATCGCCGAGGCCGCCGCCGAGCAGCTGTCGTTGGCGCTGAGCAACCTGCGCCTGCGCGAATCGCTGCGCCTGCAGTCGATCCGCGACCCGCTCACCGGCCTGTTCAACCGCCGCTACCTGGAGGCGTCGCTGCACCACGAACTGGCACGCTGCGCCCGCCGCGCGGTGCCGCTGTCGCTGCTGATGCTGGACGTGGACCACTTCAAGCACTTCAACGACCTGCACGGCCATGGCGGCGGCGACAGCCTGCTCGCCGCGGTCGGGCAGATGCTCGCCTCGCGGCTGCGCGGCGAAGACATCGCCTGCCGCTACGGCGGCGAGGAATTCACCGTGATCCTGCCGGAAACCGGCGCCGAGGCGGCGCTGGCGATCGCCGAGCAGATCCGCAGCGCCGCGCAGCAGATCAGCACCACGCTGGACGGCCAGGCGCTGCCGGGGGTGACGCTCTCGATCGGGCTGGCCAGCTATTCGCGCGACGGCGTGGTCGCCACCACCCTGCTGCGCAAGGCCGATGCGGCGCTGTACCGGGCCAAGCGCAGCGGCCGCAACCAGCTGCAGCAGTTCGATCCGGCGCTGGACGGGATGGGATGA
- a CDS encoding polymer-forming cytoskeletal protein — translation MSIWKDQGTPRKDGLPLPATSGTSAVPEPRPVTEPAPGESAVGVAAAAPLPVRAAAPAAKESLIAADITIEGKIEGTGHIRIAGKFKGDVNVQGDLTIETGAKLSGGVRANKVIIAGELEGNIESASQVELLASGALIGDVKAGSLTVASGARMRGQADFGWEDDKGRKGGKATEPDAGA, via the coding sequence ATGTCCATCTGGAAAGATCAGGGTACCCCGCGCAAGGACGGCCTGCCGCTGCCCGCCACGTCCGGCACCAGCGCCGTGCCGGAACCGCGGCCGGTCACCGAACCGGCGCCCGGCGAGTCCGCGGTCGGCGTCGCCGCGGCCGCTCCCCTCCCGGTACGCGCCGCAGCGCCAGCGGCGAAGGAGTCGCTGATCGCTGCCGACATCACCATCGAAGGCAAGATCGAAGGCACCGGCCACATCCGCATCGCCGGCAAGTTCAAGGGCGACGTCAACGTGCAGGGCGACCTGACCATCGAGACCGGGGCCAAGCTCAGCGGCGGCGTGCGCGCCAACAAGGTGATCATCGCCGGCGAGCTGGAAGGCAACATCGAATCGGCCTCGCAGGTGGAGCTGCTGGCGTCCGGCGCGTTGATCGGCGACGTCAAGGCCGGTTCGCTGACCGTGGCCTCTGGCGCGCGGATGCGCGGCCAGGCCGATTTCGGCTGGGAAGATGACAAGGGCCGCAAGGGCGGCAAGGCCACGGAGCCCGACGCCGGCGCATGA
- a CDS encoding acyl-CoA dehydrogenase family protein, which translates to MQTELPAFATHVVDNQPPPFEPRDLWADDAVLRAAVAREGGDAFAAQLATYGALAGDTLYRLGFDANRDRPRLRTHDRHGHRIDTVDFHPAYHQLLEAAKTHGVAGLSWHTPQPGAHVARAALSYLHHQAEAGTSCPLTMTHAAVAVLRQEPALRDWADKAAAPHYDPRDVPIADKAGITLGMGMTEKQGGSDVRSNATIATPLGAEGEYALVGHKWFFSAPMSDGFLVLAQAPGGLSCFLLPRRLADGRLNALRLMRLKDKLGDWSNASSEVEFAGAWAQRIGAEGRGVARIIGMVMLTRLDCMLAAAAQMRMALAQALHHARHRLVFGKRLVEQPLMRNVLADLALECEAATAFALRVARAVDAAERDPAAAAFARIATALGKYWLCKRAPTFVNEAQECLGGAGYVEESILPRLYRQAPLNSIWEGSGNIQCLDVLRALAREPASAAALLVELETAAGLHPDYDKALDALRAPLAGDGEVDEYAARRISERIALALQAALLLRSASPAADAFVRSRLAGAHGLAFGTLEGGVPVEELLAHALP; encoded by the coding sequence ATGCAAACCGAACTGCCCGCCTTCGCCACGCACGTGGTCGACAACCAGCCGCCGCCGTTCGAGCCGCGCGACCTGTGGGCCGACGATGCGGTGCTGCGCGCCGCGGTCGCGCGCGAAGGCGGCGACGCGTTCGCCGCGCAGCTGGCGACGTACGGCGCGCTTGCCGGCGACACGCTGTACCGGCTCGGCTTCGACGCCAACCGCGACCGGCCGCGGCTGCGCACGCACGACCGCCACGGCCACCGCATCGACACGGTCGACTTCCATCCGGCCTACCACCAGCTGCTGGAGGCGGCCAAGACGCACGGCGTGGCCGGTCTGTCCTGGCATACGCCGCAGCCGGGTGCGCACGTGGCGCGGGCGGCGCTGAGCTACCTGCATCATCAGGCCGAGGCCGGCACCAGTTGCCCGCTGACCATGACCCATGCCGCGGTCGCGGTGCTGCGCCAGGAACCGGCGCTGCGCGACTGGGCGGACAAGGCCGCCGCGCCGCACTACGACCCGCGCGACGTGCCGATCGCCGACAAGGCCGGCATCACCCTGGGCATGGGCATGACCGAGAAGCAGGGCGGCTCGGACGTGCGCAGCAATGCCACCATCGCCACCCCGCTGGGCGCCGAGGGCGAATACGCACTGGTCGGACACAAGTGGTTCTTCTCTGCGCCGATGTCCGACGGCTTTCTGGTGCTGGCGCAGGCGCCGGGCGGATTGAGTTGCTTCCTGCTGCCGCGACGCCTGGCCGATGGCCGGCTCAACGCGCTGCGGCTGATGCGCTTGAAGGACAAGCTCGGCGACTGGTCGAACGCGTCTAGCGAGGTGGAGTTCGCCGGCGCCTGGGCGCAGCGCATCGGCGCGGAAGGGCGCGGCGTGGCGCGCATCATCGGCATGGTGATGCTGACCCGGCTGGACTGCATGCTCGCCGCCGCCGCGCAGATGCGCATGGCGCTGGCGCAGGCGCTGCATCACGCGCGGCACCGCCTGGTGTTCGGCAAGCGCCTGGTCGAGCAGCCGCTGATGCGCAACGTGCTCGCCGATCTGGCGCTCGAGTGCGAGGCGGCCACCGCGTTCGCGCTGCGCGTGGCGCGCGCGGTGGATGCGGCCGAGCGCGATCCGGCCGCAGCCGCGTTCGCGCGCATCGCCACCGCGCTGGGCAAGTACTGGCTGTGCAAGCGCGCGCCGACCTTCGTCAACGAAGCGCAGGAATGCCTGGGCGGCGCCGGCTATGTCGAGGAATCGATCCTGCCGCGGCTGTACCGGCAGGCGCCGCTGAATTCGATCTGGGAAGGCAGCGGCAACATCCAGTGCCTGGACGTGCTGCGCGCGCTGGCGCGCGAGCCGGCCAGCGCGGCGGCGCTGTTGGTCGAGCTGGAAACGGCGGCAGGTTTGCACCCGGACTACGACAAGGCGCTGGACGCGCTGCGCGCGCCGCTGGCCGGCGACGGCGAGGTGGACGAATACGCCGCGCGCCGCATCAGCGAGCGCATCGCGCTGGCGTTGCAGGCTGCGCTGTTGTTGCGCAGTGCCAGCCCCGCTGCCGACGCGTTCGTGCGCAGTCGCCTGGCCGGCGCGCACGGGCTGGCGTTCGGGACGCTGGAGGGGGGCGTGCCGGTCGAGGAACTGCTGGCGCATGCCTTGCCGTAA
- a CDS encoding ligase-associated DNA damage response exonuclease → MPNPASQDLVVLRPEGLYCPAGDFHIDPWRPVPRAVITHGHGDHARAGMGEYHCAAAGLPILRWRLGDQAYRAYDYGERFALGAATVSLHPAGHVLGSAQVRIDVDGEVWVASGDYKRQPDPTCAAFEVVRCDTFITEATFGLPVYRWPDTAAVAREIVAWRRECAARGEAAVLFCYALGKAQRVLAELQPWDDQPALLHGAVAAGVAVYREAGVAMLDTRPVAELDKRADYAGQLVLAPPSAAGSPWLRRFRHAQLGFASGWMRLRGNRRRRNYDRGFVVSDHADWPDLLRTIAETGAQRVIATHGNTDAIIRALNERGVAAEAFRTDYGAEE, encoded by the coding sequence ATGCCGAATCCCGCCTCCCAGGACCTGGTGGTGCTGCGCCCGGAAGGGCTGTACTGCCCCGCCGGCGACTTCCACATCGATCCCTGGCGGCCGGTGCCGCGCGCGGTCATCACCCATGGCCACGGCGACCACGCGCGCGCCGGCATGGGCGAATACCACTGCGCCGCCGCCGGCCTGCCGATCCTGCGCTGGCGCCTCGGCGACCAGGCCTACCGGGCCTATGACTACGGCGAACGCTTCGCGCTGGGCGCAGCAACGGTGTCGCTGCATCCGGCCGGGCACGTGCTCGGCTCGGCGCAGGTGCGCATCGACGTGGACGGCGAAGTGTGGGTGGCCTCGGGCGACTACAAACGCCAGCCCGACCCGACCTGCGCGGCGTTCGAAGTGGTGCGCTGCGACACCTTCATCACCGAGGCCACCTTCGGCCTGCCGGTATACCGCTGGCCGGACACCGCCGCGGTGGCGCGCGAGATCGTCGCCTGGCGCCGCGAATGCGCCGCACGCGGCGAGGCCGCGGTGCTGTTCTGCTACGCCTTGGGCAAGGCGCAGCGAGTGCTGGCCGAATTGCAGCCGTGGGACGACCAGCCGGCGCTGCTGCACGGCGCCGTAGCGGCCGGGGTGGCGGTGTACCGCGAGGCCGGGGTGGCGATGCTGGACACGCGGCCGGTCGCCGAGCTGGACAAGCGCGCCGACTACGCCGGGCAACTGGTGCTGGCGCCGCCGTCGGCGGCGGGCAGTCCGTGGCTGCGCCGCTTCCGCCACGCGCAACTCGGCTTCGCCTCGGGCTGGATGCGGCTGCGAGGCAACCGCCGCCGGCGCAATTACGATCGCGGCTTCGTGGTCTCCGACCATGCGGACTGGCCCGACCTGCTGCGCACCATCGCCGAGACCGGTGCGCAACGGGTCATCGCCACCCACGGCAACACCGATGCGATCATCCGCGCCTTGAACGAACGCGGCGTGGCGGCCGAAGCGTTCCGCACCGACTACGGTGCCGAGGAATGA
- a CDS encoding ATP-dependent DNA ligase, which translates to MKRFAALYRQLDQSTATLDKRAALVAYFEQAPPADAAWAIWLLSGGKLRRIANTRELREWIAQESSLPGWLVDDSYDHVGDLAETLTLLLDDPAAASDPAPLRDWIEERLLPVAAQDEAARHAAVLAGWRSLAFDERLLFNKLLTGALRVGVSQRLVQQALAAMSGIDIARIAQRMLGAWSPTPAALEDLLSHEVLASDRQQPYPFFLASPLENAVATLGAIDDWQLEWKWDGIRLQLIRRAGETALWSRGEERLDGRFPEIETAAATLPRDAVIDGELLGWRDGDIAPLPFTALQTRIQRRKPGAKTLADTPARVLAYDLLELDGIDLREQPLAQRRAQLQALLAAHADPRIVLSPQVQAASWEDAATLREDSRERGVEGLMLKRAASPYQSGRRRGDWWKWKIEPLTIDAVLLYAQAGHGRRSTLYTDYTFGLWDGAQLVPVAKAYSGLDDSEILALDRWIRAHTTERFGPVRAVTPYHVFELGFEAVNKSSRHKSGIAVRFPRILRWRHDKPFAEADRLATLQALAR; encoded by the coding sequence ATGAAGCGCTTCGCCGCGCTGTACCGGCAGCTGGACCAGAGCACCGCGACGCTGGACAAGCGCGCCGCGCTGGTCGCGTATTTCGAACAGGCGCCGCCGGCCGATGCCGCTTGGGCGATCTGGCTGCTGAGCGGCGGCAAGCTGCGGCGCATCGCCAACACCCGCGAACTGCGCGAGTGGATCGCGCAGGAAAGCAGCCTGCCCGGCTGGCTGGTGGACGACAGCTACGACCATGTCGGCGATCTCGCCGAAACCCTGACCCTGTTGCTCGACGATCCGGCCGCAGCCTCCGATCCGGCGCCGCTGCGCGACTGGATCGAGGAACGCCTGCTTCCGGTCGCCGCACAGGACGAGGCCGCGCGCCACGCCGCGGTACTGGCCGGCTGGCGCAGCCTGGCGTTCGACGAGCGCCTGCTGTTCAACAAGCTGCTGACCGGCGCGCTGCGCGTGGGCGTGTCGCAGCGGCTGGTGCAGCAGGCGCTGGCGGCGATGTCGGGCATCGACATCGCGCGCATCGCCCAGCGCATGCTCGGCGCGTGGTCGCCGACCCCGGCCGCACTGGAAGATTTGTTGTCGCACGAGGTGCTGGCCAGCGACCGCCAGCAGCCCTACCCGTTCTTCCTGGCTTCGCCGCTGGAAAACGCCGTGGCCACGCTGGGCGCGATCGACGACTGGCAACTGGAATGGAAGTGGGACGGCATCCGCCTGCAGTTGATCCGCCGCGCCGGCGAGACGGCGCTGTGGTCGCGCGGCGAGGAACGCCTGGACGGCCGCTTCCCCGAGATCGAGACCGCCGCGGCCACGCTGCCACGCGATGCGGTGATCGACGGCGAACTGCTGGGCTGGCGCGACGGCGACATCGCGCCGCTGCCGTTCACCGCGCTGCAGACCCGCATCCAGCGCCGCAAGCCCGGCGCCAAGACGCTGGCCGACACGCCGGCGCGGGTGCTCGCCTACGACCTGCTGGAGCTGGACGGCATCGACCTGCGCGAGCAGCCGCTGGCGCAGCGCCGCGCGCAGCTGCAGGCCTTGCTCGCTGCGCATGCCGATCCGCGCATCGTGCTGTCGCCGCAGGTACAGGCCGCCTCGTGGGAAGACGCCGCAACGCTGCGCGAGGATTCGCGCGAGCGCGGCGTGGAAGGGCTGATGCTCAAGCGCGCCGCGTCGCCCTACCAATCCGGGCGCCGCCGCGGCGACTGGTGGAAGTGGAAGATCGAACCGCTGACCATCGACGCGGTGCTGCTGTACGCGCAGGCCGGTCACGGCCGCCGCAGCACGCTGTACACCGACTACACCTTCGGACTGTGGGACGGCGCGCAACTGGTGCCGGTGGCCAAGGCGTATTCGGGCCTGGACGACAGCGAGATCCTGGCGCTGGACCGCTGGATCCGCGCGCACACCACCGAGCGCTTCGGCCCGGTGCGCGCGGTGACGCCGTACCACGTGTTCGAACTCGGTTTCGAGGCGGTGAACAAGAGCAGCCGGCACAAGTCCGGCATCGCGGTGCGCTTCCCGCGCATCCTGCGCTGGCGCCACGACAAGCCGTTCGCCGAGGCCGACCGGCTGGCCACGTTGCAGGCGCTGGCGCGATGA